The region CGGCTGAGAACCTCGCCAAGCATCGCCTCGATCCGAACATCGCCTTCTGGCGGAACCTCAAGGAGGGCTCCGACTACTTCGAGATCGCCAAGGACGAGCCGCGCGTGTCCGGCGCCAGCGGGCAGTATGCCTTCAGCGGCGATGCCTCGGTCATGGCCGCCGTCGCGCAGAAGGGGCAGACTGACGATCGGCGGGTGACTGCGTTGGCGGCCAATGGCGTGCAGCCTGTCAATCTGGTCTATGCCGACGGCGGGCAGCACCAGAGCTTCCGGCAGGCGCTGTCCGGCGATGCCGAGGAGGGCGGCTCGCTGGCGGTCGACGCCAACGCCCGCAAACGCCTCGGCGACATCAGCCGCCCTGAGGCCCTGGCCACCGGGCCGCAGGAGGTCGTTCTCACGGCGAACGGGAAGCCGCGGCAAACGCCCACTTCCACGATCTCCTACGCGTCGCAGGCCCCAACGAGTCCTATGCGGACCGGCGCAGGTATCCCGCAGACCGTATCGGCGCCTTCGGCGAGGGCGGTGCCCGAACCGACGGGAGGCGACGGGGGCTCGGTGCTCAAGCGCTTCCGAGGGCTGTTCGGCGGGTAGAGACTGCGGGGCGGCGACGGCAATGCCCCACCGCTCCCGTTCGATGCGCAGGGACATCCGACCCTGAAGCACAATCGCCTGGTGCGCCGCACGTCCGGAAATGGTGCCGAGTCCCTCGCGGATCATGAGCCAGTCCTGAGAGGCCCTGCGGTTGGGCCGTCGCTGCGGGATTGCCACCGTGGTATGATGACCAGGCAGTGTTGCGACGTTGCCTTGGTTGAATGACTGGGCGGCCGACTGCCCGGCTTCAGCCGGCAGATCTCCTCATGGAGAACCAGCCATGGCGACAGCATGGGTTGAGCGCCGGTTGGTGGCGATCCTGGCGGCGGACGTCGTCGGGTACTCCCATCTCGTGGAAATGGACGAAGCCGGGACCCTTGCTGCCCTAAAAGCCTTGCGGCGCGAGGTCATCGATCCGCTCCTGGCCGAGCATCACGGCCGCATCGTCAAGCTGATGGGCGACGGAGCGCTCGCCGAGTTCGGCTCGGTGGTGGACGCGGTGGCCTGTGCCGTGGCGGTGCAGAAGGGAGTGGCGGATCGCCAGGATGGCGTCCTGCCAGAGCGCCGGATCGTCTTCCGCATCGGGATCAACCTTGGCGATGTCGTGGTTGAGGGGGACGACCTGCTCGGCGACGGTGTGAACATCGCGGCGCGGCTGGAACAGATCTGCGAACCCGGCGGTGTGCTGATCTCCGGCACGGCCTATGACCACCTTCAGGGCAAGATCGACCTGCTGATCGAGTTTGCGGGCGAGCAGCGGGTCAAGAACATCGAGCGCCCGATCCGGACATACCGGATCCGACGCGGGACATCATTGCCAGGAGTGCTTTCCTTCAGATTGCTGACACGGCGCGGGCTCGCTGCGGCCGCCGCCATCCTGCTGCTCACAGGGGGCGCCGTGGGCTGGTGGCTCTGGCCTGCCGCGCCCGCCTATGCCAGCAAACCGTCCATCGCGGTGCTGCCGTTCAACAATCTCGGTGGCGACGAGGCCACGACCCGTCTGGCCGATGGAATCACCGAGGACATCATCACCGATCTTGCCCGCTTTCCCGAATTCGAGGTCGTCTCCCGCAACTCGACCGGGATCTACAGGGGCAAGGCCGTGGATGTGCGTCAGGTCGGAAAGGACCTTGGGGTCGGCTACGTGCTGGAGGGCTCCTTCCAGCGTGAGGGTGAGCGCCTGCGCGCGACCGTGCAGCTCATCGACGCGAAGACCGGAACCCACCTCTGGTCGAACCGGTGGGACCGCGCGGTCGAGGAAGTGTTTGCTTTGCAGACCGACCTTGCCGAGCAGGTCGCCAACCGGCTCGGCAGCGGGGCGGGGCTCATCCAGGAAGCGGGGCGCAAGGCGGCGAAGCGCAAGCGGCCCGACAACCTTGGCGCGTATGAGCTTTACCTGCTCGGCACGGAAAGGCTCGAGCAGTCCACCAAGGACAGCAACGATGATGCCGTCCGGCTGCTCAGGCAGGCCGTGACGCTGGACCCGACACTCGCTCGGGCCTGGATCGAGCTCTCCTGGGCCTATCTCGGCACGGTCGGTTTCGGTGCGGACGAGACCACGGGGCGGCGTGCAGCACGCGATGCAGCCGAGCGCGCTGTGGCGCTCGACCCCAGCGATGCGGAGGCGCATGCGGCCATGGGTAACGCCTTCGGTCAGGCGGGTGACTTCGTGCGGGCCGAGGCCGAGTACGAGGAGTCGCTTCGTCTCAATCCGGGCTCGGCGGAGATCCTGACCTTCTACGCCGGCTGGGCCAGCAGCTTCGGCAAGCCGGAGCGCGGCGCCGAGGCCGCCGACCGGGCCATCCGGCTCAACCCGCACCACCTGCCATGGCACGCGAGCCAATTCAGCTATGCCTACTTCAATGCGGGGCGATATGACGATGCGTTGCACATGATCGAGCGGCGGACGCCGGATCAGTGGAGCCGCGGCTTTTCGGTTCGGCGAGCCGCGGTGTTCGCTGCCCTCGGCCGGATAGACGAGGCGAATGCCGCCGTCGCGGAGACGCTCAAGCGCTTCCCAGGCATCACGATCCAGGGCTATGTCAGCACGCCGGACTGGAGCGAGGCCGAGCGCCAGCGCCTCATCGAGACGATGCGCAAAGCCGGCTTTCCCGCCTGCGCGCCGCCCGAGACGTTGGCGAAGCTGGTCAAGCCCGTCAGCCTTCCCGAATGCACGCAGCCAAGAGCTGCGAACTAGCACTGATACCTCTCGGCCGAGATGACATGGCTGGTTGCACGAGGACGCTGTGCGGGCTTTGTTGGTCGCGATGCTGCTTGTGACGGGTGCCACCGCTGTCGCTCTCGTTCTGTAATGGCACTCCTCAGATGAATGAACTTGGTTGGCATCGCCAGTCAGAGCTGAAGCTCCCTGGCAGAAGAGGTCCGGGTACACTCGACAAGCCCTCATAGAGGGCGCCATCAGCCGGCTGAAACGGGTGCTTGGGAATGCATTGCGCTCTCGGACGGATCGGCGTCGCAGGACAGAGGTCACCATCGCCGTTCAGGCCTTGAACGGGATGCTTGAGCTTGGACGCCCGAAGTCCGTTCGCATCGCCTAAACTAACGGCATTGGGTGGGCTCAATACGTTCACCAACCGATCCGTGCAACACAGCCAGCAGTTGGCGACATGAGTGAGGATGCTGCCGTTCGGAAGCCCCTGAGCCATGCAATATGTGCGGTTGCAGAAAGCGTAACGTTTACGTTGAGCTTTGGACTTGTGGGCAAACCGGCAGTTTAGACCGCTGCGGCAATGCCGATTAGCGCCTCGCCCTCGTTCACCGACAGACTCGTCAACTGGTAGAGTACAAAGCCGTCCACTGGAGACGTGATTGTACTGAGAACATTGCCGAACACGTCACGAACTTCGCCTACGGATTGGTCTGTTGCGACTTTATCCCCCAGTTGGTGTCGGGGATACCATAGACCCTGGACCGCAGAGCACGGAACGGTCATCGTCACGATGGAAGAGGCAGCAGGTTCGGGGGCTGTTCCCCTCATGCCAAGCATGTGCATGACCTGATGTATGCCTGCCGTAAGCATAGCGACACTCTCGTCATTCCACAGGCCGTTGCCACTCACTTCGGCAATGATTCCCGGCACGCCCAGTTCCGCGGCCGCCGAGATTGTCCGGCCCGTGCCGCGGCTCGACACGATGATCGGCAGGCCGAAGGCCCGGGCTATGGCTTCCGCGCGCTCGTCGCCGCGGGTAAAAATCGAGAAAGGCATCAGTTCTTCGTTAAGATCGCCGCCATGGAGATCGAGATAGGCGTTGGCCAGCGGGAATACCGATCCGACCAGCCAAGCCGCCAGGCGTTCACTTGCAGTGCCGTCGACATGGCCGGGAAAGACGCGGTTGAGATTTTTGCCGTCCTCCGGCACCACATAGATGCTGCGCTTGCGGAAGCCCTGGACATTGAGGATCGGGAGCACAAGCAGCGTTCCCCGGATCTCCTCCGGCGGGAGTTTGAGAAGGCGGAGCGCCGCCTCTATGGAACAGAATTCGGAGCCGTGTACGCCAGCCGTCACGAGAAGACACGGTCCATCCTGCGCGCCTTCGATGATTCCAAACGGCAGCTCGAGATCGGGATATGGACGGACGAAACCCTGCTCAATGCGTGCCTTGCCGGTGCGGAGGATGGGGAGCGCGCTCATGACAGCTCTCGTGTGTGATCGATGTGAGTGAAAGCGGGTGCAGACACAGTGCGGCCCGCAGAGGGTCGTCATGCTTCTGAGACAGGTCGTCGAAACGGGGCTCATGGCAGTGAGATGTCCTGGCGGGAGAGATCGGCGGGCGCTTCGACGGGGGCTGCGAAGTGGCAGGCTGCCGGCCAGTGGCCACCCCGCAACTCCAGCTCTGGCACCTCCTGTCGGCAGATCGCCTGCGCCATGGGACAGCGCGGATGGAACGGACATCCGGGTGGCGGGGCGAGCGGGCTCGGAAGCTCGCCCTGGACGGCGGTCGCGCCCGAGCGGCGACCCGGCACGAGTCTGGGCACAGCGGCGAGAAGCGCACGGGTATAGGGGTGCCGCGCGGAGGCGAAGATGTCCTCCGTCGGCCCGATTTCCATGATGGCCCCGAGGTACATGACGGCGATCCGGTGGGCGATGTGATGGACGAGGCGCAGGTCATGCGTGATGAAAATCAGCGCAAGCCCAAGCTCGTTCTGCAACTCCAGAAGCAGGTTCACGATCTGGGCCTGGACCGAGACGTCGAGCGCGGAGACCGGCTCGTCGGCGATGATGATTTCTGGCTCCACCGCCAGGGCACGCGCGATGCCGATGCGTTGGCGCTGGCCGCCGGAAAACTCGTGCGGGTAGCGGTCCGCCGCTTCGCGAGGCAGATGGACGAGGTCCAAGAGGCGATCCACGCGTGCGTTGATTTCTGACGCCGGAACAATTCTATGGACCGAGAGAGCCTCCGCGAGACATTGGCGGACCGTCAGACGCGGGTTGAGCGAACTGTAGGGATCCTGAAAAATCATCTGGACCCGACGGTTATACGTCCGCCGCTCGGGGCCCGATAAGGCGAGCACGTCCTGCTCGTTGAAGGTCAGAGTGCCGCTGTCAGGCTCGTGAAGCCGCACCAAGCATCGTGCGAGCGTCGACTTTCCGCATCCAGACTCGCCCACGATCCCGAGCGTTTCGCCGCGCCGGACATCGAAGCTGACGCCATTGACGGCCCGGAGCAGCCGCTTGGGGCGCCGTTGCAGAACATCCTGCAAGGTTCGTTGCAAGGAGAAGGATTTTCTCAGGCTCTGAGCCCGCAGGAGAATGTCGCCGGGTGTGCTCATACAGGGACGATCCGACTCGGCAGACGATGGGCGGCCGTACAGGCTGAGACATGGCCGGGCGCGACCGGGACGAGAGGCGGCTGCACCTCGCAGGGAGGAGTCGCCCATGTGCAGCGTGGAATGAAAGGGCAGCCCGGGATGGGCCGGTCCAATCGGGGCGGCTGTCCAGGGATGGGCTTCAGGGCGACCCGGGCCGCGGTGCTGTCTGGCATAGAGTTCAGCAAGGCGTGAGTGTAGGCGTGGCGTGGATGATGAAAGAGGGCTTCGACCGGGCCTGCCTCTGCGATCCGTCCCGCATACATGACCGCGACCTGGCTGCAGGTCTCGGCGACAACGCCGAGATCGTGCGTCACGAGGATCATGGCCATACCCAGCTCATCGACGAGCCGGAGGAGAAGCTTGAGGATCTGATCTTGGATCGTGACGTCAAGGGCCGTTGTCGGCTCGTCTGCGAGAAGGAGCTTGGGTTCTGCCGCCAGCGCGATGGCGATCATGGCGCGCTGGCGCATCCCGCCCGAAAATTCGTGCGGGTAGTTGCCCAGTCGTTCCGCCGCCGACGGAATGCCGACGAGGCCCAGAAGCTCGATTGCCCGCTTGCGCCGTGCCGCGCGGCTCAAGCTCGTGTGAGCGACGAGCGCTTCGTCGATCTGAAGCCCGATGGGAAGGACGGGATTCAGCGCGGTCATCGGCTCCTGAAAGATCATGGCGATCTCGGCGCCACGCACGGCGTGAAGACGCGTCTCAGGCATATGCAGCAGATCCTCGCCGCGCCAGAACACCTGGCCCTTCACACGTGCGTTCGGGTGCAGGATCCTGGTGATCGATCGGAGCGTGACGCTCTTGCCGGATCCCGACTCGCCAACCAGTCCGAGGACCTCGCCCGTCCTGACCTCGAGATCGACGCCGTCCACAGCCCTGATGGAGCCGCGGCTCGTCTCGAACGAGACGTGCAGGCCGCTGACACGGAGCAGGGGTTCAACGCCGACCATCATCGCTTCACGTCGAGAAGATCGGCGAGTCCGTCGCCGGTGAGACTGAATCCAAGCCCGCAGACCACGACCGCGAGGCCGGGGAAGAAGCACATCCACGGTGCCTGGGTGAAGAAGTTCTTGCCATCCGCCACGAGCACGCCCCATTCGGCTGTCGGAGGCTGCGCTCCCAGGCCGAGATAACCGAGGCTCGATCCCAGCAGGATCGCGAGGGCCATGTCGGTGACCCAGTAGACGATCACGGGGCGGATCGCATTCGGCAGGATATGGCGAAACAGGATGCGCGGCACGCTGTAGCCGAGCACGCGGGCTGCCGCCACGTACTCGTTCTGGCGCTGCACCAGGACCTCGGCCCGCATAAGTCGGGCGTAAAACACCCAGCCCACCACGCCGATGGCGATGTACATGTTGATGAGGCCCGGCCCGAGCACCGCCACGATGGCGATGACGAGAACGAGAAACGGGAACGTCACCACGAGATCCACGATCCGGCCGAAGATGGCATCCGGCACGCCGCCGAAATAGCCGACCAAGAGACCGACGAGGCTGCCCACGATGATGGGGCCGATGGTGGCGAAGAAGGCGATCTGCAGATCGATCTGAGAGGCCGCGATGACGCGCGAGAGAATATCGCGCCCGAACTGATCGGTGCCGAAGGGATGTGCCCATGTCGGGGGCTGCAGCAGAGCCGCGAAATCGAAGGCCAGAGGGTCATAAGGCGCCACCAGCTGCGGTGCCACGGCGCAAAGCAGAACGAGGAAAAGGATTACGAACCCGACGATGGCCGAGGCCGGTGGGCGCTTGAGGCGCCGCGAGAGCGTTGCGGCGATCATGAGCGGCCCACCCTGGGATCCAGCCACATCTGGATGATGTCGGTGACGAGAAAAGCAATGGAGACCAGGAGCGCGAGGACGAGGGTCAGGCTCTGGATCACCGGGTAGTCCCTGGCGAAGATGCTGTCGACCATCAGGCGTCCGACACCCGGCACGGCAAAGACGCTCTCCGTGATGACGGCGCCGCCGAGGAGCTGGCCGATATGGAGGCCGATGAGGGTGACGGTGGCGATCAGGGCATTGCGCATCACGTGCCGGAACAGGATGATGCGGCCTGAAAGGCCCTTGGCCTTGGCGAAATCCACGAACTCCGCCCGCAGTACCTGCAGAATGGAGGCCCGCAGGCTGCGCATGATCACGGCGGCGAAGCTCAGAGCCAGCGTCAGGGCTGGTAAGAAAAGATGGTGCAGGTTGTCGAGGAAACCCTCCCCATAGCCGCCGACGGGGAAGATATGCAACCAGGCAGCGAACACCGTGAGCAGAACCAGTCCGACAAAGAATATGGGTGACGAAAGCCCCACCTGAAAAACGGAGCGGATCAGGAGGTCCGGCCAGCGGTTGGCCTGCAGGGCAGCGCAAAAGGCCAGGGGCACGGACAGAATGATTGCGATCAGCGTCGCCAGCCCGGTCAGCATGAGCGTAACCGGGAGCCGCTCGGCAATGAGGCTGGTCACAGGAACACGAAAGGCCAGGGATGTGCCGAACTCGCCGCGCCCGATGGCCTGCAGAAACGCGATGAACTGGGCAAAGATCGACTGATCCAGACCGAGCTGGCGCGTCAGTCGTTGGATGGCTTCATCGGTGGCCCTGTCGCCGAGCATGGCGGAGACGGAGTCGCCAGGCAGCAAGCGGGCAATGATGAATACGGCGACCCCGATCAGCAACAGGGTTGGGATCATCTGCAGCAAACGGGTCGCAACGTAAGTCGCTCTATGCACCGGGACCTCCGCCTCCGGAAGGGTTGGCCCGAGTCCCTGACCCGGGCCACTGCCTTACTTCTCGACGTAGGCTGCCTCGAACAGGTTGTTGCCGAGCGGGATCTGCACGAACCCCTTGGCATTCTTCCGGAAGGCAACCGGATAAGGCGTCTCGTAGAGATAGATGATGGGGGCCGCGCTGTTGTAGATCTCCTGGATCTCCTTGTACTGCGCCCTGCGGGCCTCCAGGTTGTTCTCCTGCTGGCTCTTGAGGAACAGCTCGTCGATGCGCTTGTTCTGGAAACCGGAGTGCAGCGACTCGATGTTCGGGAAATAGGCGAAGTAGGACGTGATCTGGCTCGGATCGGAGATGTCGTTTGTCCAGGCTGACGTGCGGCACTGGAAATCGCCCTCGCGGTAGCGCGCCGTGCGGGTCGCGTTGTCAACCTGGTCGATCCGGAGCTTCACTCCGAGCTGGCTCCACATCTGCTGAACGGCTGTGAGATTGTTTGTATCGTCGCCATTGCCCGAGAGAGCAAGGCACGACATTTCGAAGCCATTGCCGAAGCCCGCTTCGTTCATCAACGCCTTAGCCTTCGCCGCATCGTTGTTGTAGAGCGGCGCCGGACCGTAGAAGAGGGGCGTCGTCGAGGACATGAACGACTGCAGCGGCTTGCCAAGGCCCAGGGTCGTGATCTGGATGACGGCGTTCTTGTTGACGGCATAATTGAGCGCTTGCCGCACCTTCTCGTTCGACAGCGGGTTGGGCTTGCCGTCCTTCAAGGTCGGCCTCACGTTCATGGTCAGGTAGGCGACACGCGTGGAGGGCCAGAGCTCCATGCGAAGATTGGGGTCGTTCTTCAGTTCCTGGACCCGGGCATAGGGAATGAACTCCGTGCCATCGATCTCACCGGCCTTCAGCTTCAAAAGGCGCGTTGCGTCGTCGGGAATGGTTTGGAATTCGAGCTCATCGAGATAGGGCAGAGGTTTCCCATCCTCGCCCTGTTTCCAGTAATACGGATTGCGCTTCAGTTTCATCGAAACGCCGCGCTTCCACTCCGTCATGAGGAAAGGACCCGTGCCGATCGGCTTTTCGGCGAAAGCCTTGGCCTTGTCTTCCGGGCTTGCTCCGGGAGTCGCTTCGAACAGCTTCTGGGGCAGGATCGCGCTATTGAAGGTGGCAAGGGCCGGAAGGATGGTCGGATCCGGATGCTTCAGCCTCAGGACGATCGCTCCTGGATCCTTGACCTCGATGGAGTCGATGGATGAAAGGGATGAGTTCCAGGCGCCGGCCTTCGGGTCGCGGGCGCGGTCGAGGGACCATTTTACGTCCTCGGTGGTGAGCGGGGTTCCGTCGGCGAATTTCACATTCGGCCGCAGGCTGAGAACGACGGATTTCCCGTCATCGGTCAGGTCCCACTTTGTCGCCAGGCCCGGCTGGACATTTTGACCGTCCGGTGTTGGTGCAAGCAGCGTGTCGTAAAGGTTCGTCAAGACCCAGATATCGACATTGGCGTCGTTCAGAACCGGGTCTAGGAAAAGAGAGTCGGCATAGCGCCCGTAGATCATCTTGCCGCCGCGTGTCGCGGCCTCCACGGCCGTGCCGGCAAGTAGAGAGGCAGCTAATCCTGCTGCGGCCAGTCCAAGCTTTGGAAAGAGCGATCCCATCGTGTTTCCCTTTGCGTTCTGGAAGGCATGTTCTTGTGTTATAGCCTACTAGGATGCTAAGTGTTTACCATACGCAAAGTCAATCAGCGGGACCATGGCTTTGATGGGAAAAGCGGAGGGGGGCTCAACCTCCCGTGCTAGCCGCCTAGAACAGCAGCTTGGCGCGCCAATTATAGGCATGGTTGCCGCCGCATTGGACAGAACCCTTCCTGTTCCCCTTGGGGTCCAGCTTCGCGGCCTCATTGAATATGGGGTTGCCTGCGGTGAATTCGCGCCAGGAACCCAGCTTCCCTCCGTCCGGGAATTCGCCGAAGCGAGTGGGCTGGCGCCGATGACAGTCTCCGGAGTCTACAAGACGCTGCGCGAGGCTGGCCTGATCGTGACCCGTCCGGGGGCCGGCACCTTTGTGGCCCAGCCTGCTCGGGACACGGTCCAGACGATCGATGCCATGCAACGCATCGAAGCCAGCATGGACGCGCTTCTGGCGGAGGCCGAAGCGGTGGGTGTCGCGGCGGATGAACTCGCAGCCTTGCTCAATGCCCGGATTGCCCGGGTCAAGGCGCGCAAGCTCCGGCCGGTCCGGATCACGATGGTCGGCGTGTTCAAGGAAGCCACCAGGGCCTACGCGGCCGACATCCGGCGCCAGCTGCGGGATCACGACGTGATCGATCCGCTCACGATCGATCAACTGCGCTCCTCCCCGGAGCGCAACGGACGCACCGACCTTTACGTGACCTTGGCCAATCGGCGCCAGGAGGTTGAGGCTCTGGTCACGCCAGCCAGCCCTGTCATCAGCATCAGCTTCATCCCGTCGGAGAAAACCCGCACGCGTCTGGCCGGCATCGACCCGGTTGCGCGCATCGGGATCGTCTCGGTGTTCCCTGAGTTCCTGGCCTTGATGAAGCCAGGTGTCCTTCGGTTCACTCCGCATGTACAGAGCGTCGCAGTCGCGTTGGCTGACGACCCCGATCTGAATGCCTTCCTCAATCGTGTCGATGTGGTGGTCTACGCCACGGGCGCCGAAGGCGTGCTCGATCAGGTTTCGCCAAATGCTCAAGCGATCGAGTACCGGCATGTGCCTGATCCGCATGCGGTGCAGCGTGAGCTTCTCCCCGTCATCGAGCGATTGCGCGCCGGCCTGCCTCTAAAGGAGACTTCAGCTTGAAAATTGCGGACATGAACTGGATGCAGGTGGAGGCCTACCTGCGAGGAGATGATCGCTGCGTTGTTCCGATCGGTTCGACGGAACAGCATGCGCAGCTTTCCCTCTGCGTTGATGCCATTCTGGCGGAGCGGGTCGCCGTCGAGGCGGCCGAGCCCCTGGGCACTCCGGTCTTTCCGGTGATGCCTTACGGACTGGCTCCGTATTTTATCGCCTTCCCGGGCACTGTGTCTTTGCGTGTGGAAACTCTGCTCGCCGTCATGCGCGACGTGATCGCCTCCGTGCGCCATGCAGGGTTCCGCCGCGTGCTGATCGTCAACGGCCATGGCGGAAATGCCCCTGTGGGTGCATTGGCCCAGGAGCTGATGGCGAAGTACACCGACATGTCGATCAAGTTCCACAACTGGTGGAGTGCGCCGAGGACATGGGCGGAGGTTCAGGCCATCGATACATCAGGATCGCACGCCAACTGGATGGAGAACTTCCCTTGGACGCGTCTGGCGAATGTCTCACATCCCGAAGGCCCCAAAGCGCCGCCGGATCGGGAACTCATGCGCGTCTCACCGCCTGAGGAGGCTCGGCGCCTTCTGGGCGACGGCAGCTTCGGAGGCAACTATCAGAAACCGGACGAGGCGATGCTCAAGGTCTGGGAGGCGGGCGTCCTGGAAACCCGTGAATTGCTGGAGGGACCATGGCCGGGGACGCGCTGACCGAGCCGGTCGTCATCTGGGGAGCGGGAGCCATCGGAGGCACACTCGGCGCCTATTGGGCGAGAGCGGGCGTGCCCGTCCTTCTCGTTGATCTGGACGTCGACCATGTCGAGGCCTGCCGTACGCAAGGCCTGCAGATTGAAGGGCCGATCGACACTTTCACCCAGGTCATACCGGCCGCGGCGCCGGGTGAGCTGGCAGGCACCTACGGCAAGATCGTTCTCGCTGTGAAGGCGCATCAGACAGTTGATGCGCTCGCTGCCCTGAAGCCTCACCTTCGCGAGGACGGCTATGTCCTGTCGGCTCAAAACGGGCTCAACGAGATCACGATTGCGCAGACCATCGGCATCTTTCCTTCAACACTCTCAAGGGGCTTATCGCCACATGCAAATCCGTCTCGACCACCGTGTAGTCATTGTCACCGGTGCTGCCCAAGGGATTGGGCGCGCCATCGCGAAAACCTTCCTCGACGCGGGCGCTCGTGTCCATCTCGCCGACATTGATGCGGCCGGTCTGCGACAGGCTGGGGAAGAGCTGGGAGCTTCTGTTCATGTGGGGGATCTCTCGGAGCGCCAGGCCGCAGCGGAACTCGTTCGGTCGGTTGCCGAAGCCGAAGGACGGCTCGATGGTCTTGCCCTTGCGGCGGGTGGCGTGCGTGGTCAGGTCGGGCGTGCCA is a window of Microvirga ossetica DNA encoding:
- a CDS encoding ABC transporter ATP-binding protein, which codes for MMVGVEPLLRVSGLHVSFETSRGSIRAVDGVDLEVRTGEVLGLVGESGSGKSVTLRSITRILHPNARVKGQVFWRGEDLLHMPETRLHAVRGAEIAMIFQEPMTALNPVLPIGLQIDEALVAHTSLSRAARRKRAIELLGLVGIPSAAERLGNYPHEFSGGMRQRAMIAIALAAEPKLLLADEPTTALDVTIQDQILKLLLRLVDELGMAMILVTHDLGVVAETCSQVAVMYAGRIAEAGPVEALFHHPRHAYTHALLNSMPDSTAARVALKPIPGQPPRLDRPIPGCPFIPRCTWATPPCEVQPPLVPVAPGHVSACTAAHRLPSRIVPV
- a CDS encoding succinylglutamate desuccinylase/aspartoacylase family protein, with translation MSALPILRTGKARIEQGFVRPYPDLELPFGIIEGAQDGPCLLVTAGVHGSEFCSIEAALRLLKLPPEEIRGTLLVLPILNVQGFRKRSIYVVPEDGKNLNRVFPGHVDGTASERLAAWLVGSVFPLANAYLDLHGGDLNEELMPFSIFTRGDERAEAIARAFGLPIIVSSRGTGRTISAAAELGVPGIIAEVSGNGLWNDESVAMLTAGIHQVMHMLGMRGTAPEPAASSIVTMTVPCSAVQGLWYPRHQLGDKVATDQSVGEVRDVFGNVLSTITSPVDGFVLYQLTSLSVNEGEALIGIAAAV
- a CDS encoding ABC transporter ATP-binding protein — encoded protein: MSTPGDILLRAQSLRKSFSLQRTLQDVLQRRPKRLLRAVNGVSFDVRRGETLGIVGESGCGKSTLARCLVRLHEPDSGTLTFNEQDVLALSGPERRTYNRRVQMIFQDPYSSLNPRLTVRQCLAEALSVHRIVPASEINARVDRLLDLVHLPREAADRYPHEFSGGQRQRIGIARALAVEPEIIIADEPVSALDVSVQAQIVNLLLELQNELGLALIFITHDLRLVHHIAHRIAVMYLGAIMEIGPTEDIFASARHPYTRALLAAVPRLVPGRRSGATAVQGELPSPLAPPPGCPFHPRCPMAQAICRQEVPELELRGGHWPAACHFAAPVEAPADLSRQDISLP
- a CDS encoding adenylate/guanylate cyclase domain-containing protein codes for the protein MATAWVERRLVAILAADVVGYSHLVEMDEAGTLAALKALRREVIDPLLAEHHGRIVKLMGDGALAEFGSVVDAVACAVAVQKGVADRQDGVLPERRIVFRIGINLGDVVVEGDDLLGDGVNIAARLEQICEPGGVLISGTAYDHLQGKIDLLIEFAGEQRVKNIERPIRTYRIRRGTSLPGVLSFRLLTRRGLAAAAAILLLTGGAVGWWLWPAAPAYASKPSIAVLPFNNLGGDEATTRLADGITEDIITDLARFPEFEVVSRNSTGIYRGKAVDVRQVGKDLGVGYVLEGSFQREGERLRATVQLIDAKTGTHLWSNRWDRAVEEVFALQTDLAEQVANRLGSGAGLIQEAGRKAAKRKRPDNLGAYELYLLGTERLEQSTKDSNDDAVRLLRQAVTLDPTLARAWIELSWAYLGTVGFGADETTGRRAARDAAERAVALDPSDAEAHAAMGNAFGQAGDFVRAEAEYEESLRLNPGSAEILTFYAGWASSFGKPERGAEAADRAIRLNPHHLPWHASQFSYAYFNAGRYDDALHMIERRTPDQWSRGFSVRRAAVFAALGRIDEANAAVAETLKRFPGITIQGYVSTPDWSEAERQRLIETMRKAGFPACAPPETLAKLVKPVSLPECTQPRAAN
- a CDS encoding ABC transporter substrate-binding protein; amino-acid sequence: MGSLFPKLGLAAAGLAASLLAGTAVEAATRGGKMIYGRYADSLFLDPVLNDANVDIWVLTNLYDTLLAPTPDGQNVQPGLATKWDLTDDGKSVVLSLRPNVKFADGTPLTTEDVKWSLDRARDPKAGAWNSSLSSIDSIEVKDPGAIVLRLKHPDPTILPALATFNSAILPQKLFEATPGASPEDKAKAFAEKPIGTGPFLMTEWKRGVSMKLKRNPYYWKQGEDGKPLPYLDELEFQTIPDDATRLLKLKAGEIDGTEFIPYARVQELKNDPNLRMELWPSTRVAYLTMNVRPTLKDGKPNPLSNEKVRQALNYAVNKNAVIQITTLGLGKPLQSFMSSTTPLFYGPAPLYNNDAAKAKALMNEAGFGNGFEMSCLALSGNGDDTNNLTAVQQMWSQLGVKLRIDQVDNATRTARYREGDFQCRTSAWTNDISDPSQITSYFAYFPNIESLHSGFQNKRIDELFLKSQQENNLEARRAQYKEIQEIYNSAAPIIYLYETPYPVAFRKNAKGFVQIPLGNNLFEAAYVEK
- a CDS encoding ABC transporter permease → MHRATYVATRLLQMIPTLLLIGVAVFIIARLLPGDSVSAMLGDRATDEAIQRLTRQLGLDQSIFAQFIAFLQAIGRGEFGTSLAFRVPVTSLIAERLPVTLMLTGLATLIAIILSVPLAFCAALQANRWPDLLIRSVFQVGLSSPIFFVGLVLLTVFAAWLHIFPVGGYGEGFLDNLHHLFLPALTLALSFAAVIMRSLRASILQVLRAEFVDFAKAKGLSGRIILFRHVMRNALIATVTLIGLHIGQLLGGAVITESVFAVPGVGRLMVDSIFARDYPVIQSLTLVLALLVSIAFLVTDIIQMWLDPRVGRS
- a CDS encoding ABC transporter permease; protein product: MIAATLSRRLKRPPASAIVGFVILFLVLLCAVAPQLVAPYDPLAFDFAALLQPPTWAHPFGTDQFGRDILSRVIAASQIDLQIAFFATIGPIIVGSLVGLLVGYFGGVPDAIFGRIVDLVVTFPFLVLVIAIVAVLGPGLINMYIAIGVVGWVFYARLMRAEVLVQRQNEYVAAARVLGYSVPRILFRHILPNAIRPVIVYWVTDMALAILLGSSLGYLGLGAQPPTAEWGVLVADGKNFFTQAPWMCFFPGLAVVVCGLGFSLTGDGLADLLDVKR
- a CDS encoding GntR family transcriptional regulator, with product MVAAALDRTLPVPLGVQLRGLIEYGVACGEFAPGTQLPSVREFAEASGLAPMTVSGVYKTLREAGLIVTRPGAGTFVAQPARDTVQTIDAMQRIEASMDALLAEAEAVGVAADELAALLNARIARVKARKLRPVRITMVGVFKEATRAYAADIRRQLRDHDVIDPLTIDQLRSSPERNGRTDLYVTLANRRQEVEALVTPASPVISISFIPSEKTRTRLAGIDPVARIGIVSVFPEFLALMKPGVLRFTPHVQSVAVALADDPDLNAFLNRVDVVVYATGAEGVLDQVSPNAQAIEYRHVPDPHAVQRELLPVIERLRAGLPLKETSA